A genomic region of Runella rosea contains the following coding sequences:
- a CDS encoding helix-turn-helix domain-containing protein, which yields MPIIVNLDVMMAKRKISLNELSERVDLTLSNLSILKTGKAKAIRFSTLEAICKALDCQPGDILEYAHEEKSAANR from the coding sequence ATGCCGATTATTGTAAACTTAGACGTGATGATGGCAAAGCGAAAAATTTCGCTGAATGAACTCTCCGAAAGGGTTGATTTGACGTTATCCAATCTTTCCATCCTGAAGACAGGGAAGGCAAAAGCCATTCGGTTCAGTACCTTAGAAGCCATTTGCAAGGCATTGGACTGCCAACCGGGGGATATTTTGGAATATGCCCATGAGGAAAAAAGTGCCGCGAACCGCTGA
- a CDS encoding Re/Si-specific NAD(P)(+) transhydrogenase subunit alpha, with the protein MKIAILKETKAFERRVAITPDIVKSLLKAGFTCAIQSGAGENSSLLNADYEKAGATVAADTQTLLADADVVLKVNAPTLDEVAQMREGAISISFLYAYTQPELVKALNAKKISAFSMDAVPRTTKAQSMDALSSQANLAGYKAVLLGANALGKIFPLMMTAAGTIKPSKVLIFGAGVAGLQAIATAKRLGAVVEVSDVRPETKEQVESLGGKFLSVEGMEANKSEGGYAKEVSAEFLQKQQDLIKQRIKDADIVITTALVMGKKAPILVTEEMVQSMKTGSVIVDMAVESGGNCALSEANQTVVKNGVTIIGESNLPALLSTNASDLYAKNISTLLLHLANKDGFKWELEEEITKGSLITHQGTSVHAFTKGILEKK; encoded by the coding sequence TTGAAAATTGCGATTTTAAAAGAAACGAAAGCCTTCGAAAGGCGCGTTGCTATCACACCTGATATTGTTAAATCTCTTCTGAAAGCAGGTTTTACGTGCGCCATCCAGTCGGGTGCGGGCGAAAACTCCTCCCTTCTGAACGCAGACTACGAAAAAGCGGGCGCCACCGTTGCCGCCGACACCCAAACCCTTCTGGCTGATGCCGACGTGGTGCTGAAAGTCAACGCCCCCACGCTCGACGAAGTAGCGCAAATGCGCGAAGGTGCCATTTCGATTTCGTTTTTGTACGCCTACACCCAGCCCGAGTTGGTCAAGGCTCTCAATGCGAAAAAGATTTCGGCTTTCAGCATGGATGCCGTACCCCGCACAACCAAAGCCCAAAGCATGGACGCGCTCAGTTCGCAGGCCAACCTGGCTGGCTATAAGGCCGTGCTGCTCGGTGCCAACGCGCTCGGCAAGATTTTCCCACTCATGATGACCGCCGCCGGCACCATCAAGCCTTCCAAGGTACTTATTTTTGGCGCGGGCGTGGCGGGCTTACAGGCCATTGCCACCGCCAAGCGCCTCGGGGCCGTCGTGGAAGTGTCTGACGTGCGCCCCGAGACCAAAGAACAAGTGGAATCGTTGGGCGGAAAATTCTTGAGCGTGGAAGGCATGGAAGCCAACAAATCGGAAGGCGGCTACGCCAAAGAAGTGTCGGCGGAGTTTTTGCAGAAACAACAGGACCTCATTAAACAACGCATCAAAGACGCCGACATCGTCATCACAACCGCCCTCGTGATGGGCAAAAAAGCCCCGATTCTGGTCACAGAAGAGATGGTGCAGTCCATGAAAACGGGTAGTGTCATCGTGGACATGGCCGTAGAATCGGGCGGCAACTGCGCCCTGAGCGAAGCCAACCAAACCGTGGTCAAAAACGGTGTCACGATCATCGGAGAGTCTAACCTCCCCGCCTTGCTATCGACCAACGCCAGTGATTTATACGCCAAAAACATCAGCACACTTCTACTGCATTTGGCCAACAAAGACGGTTTTAAGTGGGAATTGGAGGAGGAAATCACCAAAGGCAGCCTCATTACCCACCAAGGTACGTCGGTACATGCGTTTACAAAAGGGATTCTGGAAAAGAAGTGA
- the ppsA gene encoding phosphoenolpyruvate synthase produces MNYCVNFRDIKLTDLPSVGGKNASLGEMLNTLSPLGIQIPDGFALTADAFRLFLHENNFVEPLTEWLTELDINTLSNLPEIGQKCRNLIGSGVLPDAVKQETLLAYRLLENDAPISVAVRSSATAEDLPTASFAGQHDSFLNVEGEENLLNAVIKCYVSLFNNRAIKYRIDNGFEHLKVALSVGVQQMIRSDKGSAGVAFTLDPETGFTNVIYLTGAWGLGENVVQGAVNPDEFYLFKPAIQAGQRSIIQHRMGAKENMMVYSTGTERPIINIATPREKRDVYCLSDTDVEQLGRWCSQIEQHYGMPMDIEWAKDGLTGELFIVQARPETVQTQKQAKGIGIKEYKIHTSALPICKGKAVGRSIVSGRVSIVESLADAGKVQQGDIIVADITNPDWNALLKKAVSIVTNKGGRTSHASIVARELGIHAVVGTMDATQKLKDGQIITVSCIEGDEGRVYDGKLEWEEHEINFGNDTQTRTKPMFILADPDNAFRLSFYPNEGVGLLRMEFIIANAIRIHPMALVLYDTLPDSNDKKAIEAITRHYHDKKKYFIEKLSEAVATVAAAFYPKDVIIRMSDFKTNEYSQLIGGALYEPKEENPMLGFRGASRYYHERYREGFGMECEAIRIVRDEMGLTNVKVMIPFCRTVDEGRKVLDVMKSFGLERTKNGLEVYVMAEIPSNVILAKQFAEIFDGFSIGSNDLTQLTLGIDRDSSIISGLFDENNAAVKEMLAMVIRSAKQSGTKIGLCGQAPSDYPAFAQFLVKEGIDSISFTPDALLKGIENIVIAEKAL; encoded by the coding sequence ATGAATTACTGCGTCAACTTCAGGGATATAAAGCTCACTGACCTGCCGTCGGTGGGTGGTAAAAATGCTTCGTTGGGTGAAATGCTCAACACTCTTTCGCCGCTCGGCATCCAAATCCCCGATGGATTTGCGCTGACCGCCGACGCTTTTCGGTTATTTCTACACGAAAATAATTTCGTGGAGCCACTCACCGAATGGCTTACTGAACTGGATATTAACACCCTTTCCAACCTCCCCGAAATCGGCCAAAAATGCCGTAATCTGATTGGTAGCGGGGTACTTCCAGATGCCGTAAAGCAGGAAACGCTGCTTGCCTATCGCCTTTTGGAGAACGATGCGCCTATTTCGGTAGCCGTAAGGAGCAGTGCCACCGCCGAAGATTTGCCAACGGCCAGTTTTGCGGGGCAGCACGATTCTTTTTTGAACGTCGAAGGCGAAGAAAACCTGTTGAACGCTGTCATAAAATGTTACGTTTCGCTGTTCAATAACCGCGCCATCAAGTACCGTATCGACAACGGATTTGAACACTTGAAAGTGGCGCTTTCGGTGGGGGTTCAGCAGATGATTCGGTCTGACAAAGGCTCGGCGGGGGTGGCATTTACGCTGGACCCCGAAACGGGTTTTACCAACGTAATTTACCTTACGGGTGCTTGGGGACTGGGCGAAAACGTCGTACAGGGAGCTGTAAACCCTGATGAATTTTACCTGTTCAAACCCGCCATTCAAGCAGGCCAACGGAGCATTATCCAGCACCGTATGGGTGCCAAAGAAAACATGATGGTGTATTCAACGGGCACCGAACGACCGATTATCAACATTGCCACACCCCGCGAAAAGCGAGATGTATACTGCCTTTCAGACACGGATGTCGAACAGCTTGGACGCTGGTGTTCTCAAATCGAACAACACTACGGAATGCCCATGGACATCGAATGGGCCAAAGACGGGCTGACAGGAGAGCTGTTTATCGTACAAGCTCGCCCCGAAACCGTACAAACCCAAAAACAGGCCAAAGGCATTGGCATCAAAGAATACAAAATTCATACGAGCGCGTTGCCCATCTGTAAAGGAAAGGCCGTGGGGCGCTCCATTGTAAGCGGTCGGGTGAGCATTGTGGAATCGCTGGCAGATGCGGGAAAAGTCCAACAAGGCGACATTATCGTGGCCGACATTACCAATCCCGACTGGAACGCACTCCTCAAAAAAGCGGTCAGTATCGTCACCAACAAAGGAGGACGTACCAGTCATGCGTCGATTGTGGCGCGCGAATTGGGTATTCACGCGGTAGTGGGTACGATGGATGCAACCCAAAAGCTCAAAGACGGCCAGATTATTACTGTTTCCTGCATTGAAGGCGATGAGGGGCGGGTGTATGATGGCAAATTGGAATGGGAAGAGCACGAAATTAATTTTGGCAACGATACCCAGACCCGCACCAAGCCGATGTTTATTTTGGCCGACCCCGACAACGCCTTCCGTCTCTCGTTTTATCCGAATGAGGGCGTGGGTTTGCTGCGCATGGAGTTTATCATTGCCAACGCTATTCGGATTCACCCGATGGCGCTCGTGCTGTACGACACCCTGCCCGACAGTAACGACAAAAAGGCGATTGAAGCCATCACGCGGCATTATCACGACAAAAAGAAATACTTTATTGAAAAACTCTCCGAGGCCGTGGCCACGGTGGCGGCGGCCTTTTATCCTAAGGATGTCATCATTCGCATGAGTGATTTCAAAACCAACGAATACAGTCAGCTCATTGGTGGAGCGCTTTACGAGCCCAAAGAAGAAAACCCAATGCTGGGCTTCCGGGGCGCATCAAGGTATTATCACGAACGTTATCGCGAAGGATTTGGCATGGAATGCGAGGCCATCCGCATCGTGCGGGATGAAATGGGCCTCACCAACGTGAAGGTGATGATTCCTTTTTGTCGCACGGTAGATGAGGGGCGCAAAGTCTTAGACGTGATGAAAAGCTTTGGGTTAGAACGAACCAAAAACGGTTTAGAAGTCTACGTCATGGCCGAAATTCCGAGCAATGTGATTTTGGCAAAACAATTCGCCGAGATTTTTGACGGATTCTCCATCGGCTCCAACGACCTCACCCAGCTCACGCTCGGTATCGACCGCGACTCCTCCATCATCAGCGGGTTGTTTGATGAAAACAACGCCGCCGTGAAAGAAATGTTGGCCATGGTGATTCGGTCAGCCAAACAATCAGGCACTAAAATTGGCCTCTGCGGGCAAGCTCCAAGCGACTATCCAGCCTTTGCCCAATTTCTGGTAAAAGAAGGAATCGACAGTATTTCGTTTACGCCCGATGCGCTATTGAAAGGTATTGAAAACATTGTTATCGCCGAAAAGGCACTTTAA
- a CDS encoding GNAT family N-acetyltransferase produces the protein MTHASYTIEEWEATHPRYPDFLNCLHETAPDQAPFVTGGYYGTLPTRLWVAKVQNQVVGFLRIVLQPIGPEARCPPLEVKKVTLIEAKIHAFAVREEFRNQGIGRALQQKAIQRARELGCFQLSSYSPYECTANHRLKLGLGFAAQPETHLEEGREVKGVYFLMPLAAQY, from the coding sequence ATGACGCACGCATCCTACACCATCGAAGAGTGGGAGGCCACCCACCCGCGCTATCCCGACTTCCTGAACTGCCTCCACGAAACCGCCCCCGACCAAGCCCCGTTTGTGACGGGAGGATATTATGGCACCCTGCCCACTCGGCTGTGGGTAGCTAAGGTACAAAATCAAGTAGTAGGCTTTTTAAGAATCGTGCTTCAGCCCATTGGCCCAGAAGCCCGTTGCCCGCCTCTTGAGGTAAAAAAGGTCACGTTGATTGAAGCCAAAATTCATGCCTTTGCAGTACGGGAAGAATTTCGAAACCAGGGCATTGGCCGCGCTTTGCAGCAAAAGGCGATTCAACGAGCGCGGGAATTGGGCTGCTTTCAACTGTCATCCTACAGCCCTTATGAATGTACCGCCAACCATCGGCTTAAGTTAGGGTTGGGTTTTGCGGCCCAACCCGAAACCCACCTGGAGGAAGGCCGAGAAGTCAAAGGTGTATACTTTTTGATGCCATTGGCTGCGCAATATTGA
- a CDS encoding NAD(P) transhydrogenase subunit alpha, which translates to MDSIITFIGENIQLIYILILSIFVGIEVISKVPSALHTPLMSGANAIHGVVIIGAIIVMGHAEAGNWPALILGFLAVILGTLNVVGGFVVTDRMLEMFKKKK; encoded by the coding sequence ATGGATTCAATCATCACGTTTATTGGAGAAAATATCCAGCTTATTTATATCCTCATCCTATCCATTTTTGTGGGGATCGAGGTCATTTCCAAAGTGCCGTCGGCGCTGCATACGCCGCTGATGTCGGGCGCCAATGCCATCCACGGGGTGGTGATTATCGGGGCTATCATCGTCATGGGCCACGCTGAAGCTGGCAACTGGCCCGCATTGATTTTGGGCTTTTTGGCAGTAATTCTCGGTACGCTCAACGTCGTCGGCGGTTTCGTAGTCACAGACCGAATGTTGGAAATGTTTAAAAAGAAGAAATAA
- a CDS encoding NAD(P)(+) transhydrogenase (Re/Si-specific) subunit beta, with protein sequence MLQQYWLYLIYLLGSVFFIVGLKMLSGPKTARNGNFLAAAGMTLAILGTIFMHKNEDGESIGNYGWIFGGIAIGTVLGWISAKKVKMTAMPQMVSLFNGMGGACAALISLVEFGHLHGDTPPVTILTIVAGLVIGSVSFSGSIIAYAKLQEILKKTFKLPAQNILTIILMASILGLSIYLSFGQASTGLLYVIFALSLAYGILFVLPIGGADMPVVISLLNSFTGVAAAFGGFLYDNQVMLTGGILVGSAGTLLTILMCNAMNRSLTNVIFGSFGGGGAAAGEASTFAGGSVKSSTPSDIAILMNYAQKVIVVPGYGLAVAQAQHVIHELEAILEKRGVEVKYAIHPVAGRMPGHMNVLLAESNVAYDKLVEMEEINDQFATTDVVFVVGANDVVNPAARSNPASPIYGMPILNADKARTVIVSKRSMAAGYAGIDNELFYYPNCLMLFGDAKDSITKVVAELKGMD encoded by the coding sequence ATGCTTCAACAATACTGGTTATACCTCATTTACCTTTTGGGTTCCGTGTTTTTTATTGTAGGCTTGAAAATGCTCTCTGGACCCAAAACCGCCCGTAATGGCAATTTTTTGGCGGCAGCGGGCATGACACTCGCCATTTTGGGCACCATCTTCATGCACAAAAACGAAGACGGCGAATCCATCGGCAATTACGGCTGGATTTTCGGCGGCATTGCCATCGGAACCGTACTAGGCTGGATTTCGGCCAAGAAAGTTAAAATGACGGCCATGCCCCAAATGGTGAGCCTTTTCAACGGCATGGGCGGTGCCTGCGCAGCCTTGATTTCGTTGGTAGAATTCGGCCATTTGCACGGCGACACCCCGCCCGTTACGATTCTGACTATCGTGGCGGGACTCGTCATCGGGAGCGTTTCGTTTTCGGGCAGTATCATCGCCTACGCCAAGTTGCAGGAAATTCTGAAAAAGACTTTCAAGCTTCCCGCCCAAAATATCCTTACCATCATACTTATGGCGAGTATTTTGGGGCTAAGCATCTATCTCTCCTTCGGACAGGCTTCGACGGGACTGCTGTACGTTATTTTTGCCCTATCACTTGCCTACGGCATCCTGTTTGTGTTGCCCATCGGCGGTGCGGATATGCCCGTGGTGATCTCGCTGTTGAACTCCTTTACGGGTGTTGCGGCGGCCTTCGGCGGTTTTTTGTACGACAATCAGGTCATGCTCACGGGCGGGATCCTGGTGGGTTCGGCGGGTACGCTACTCACGATTTTGATGTGTAACGCCATGAACCGTTCCCTCACCAATGTTATCTTCGGGTCGTTTGGCGGCGGCGGTGCGGCGGCGGGCGAAGCCAGCACCTTTGCGGGCGGCTCAGTAAAAAGCAGCACGCCTTCCGACATTGCCATCTTGATGAACTACGCCCAAAAAGTAATCGTAGTGCCAGGCTATGGGTTGGCGGTGGCGCAGGCGCAGCACGTGATTCACGAACTGGAAGCGATTCTTGAAAAACGCGGCGTGGAGGTCAAATACGCCATTCACCCCGTAGCAGGACGGATGCCCGGCCACATGAACGTGCTCTTGGCAGAATCCAACGTAGCCTACGACAAGCTCGTGGAAATGGAAGAAATCAACGATCAGTTTGCCACTACCGACGTGGTGTTTGTGGTAGGTGCCAACGACGTAGTCAACCCCGCCGCTCGCAGCAACCCGGCCAGCCCAATTTACGGCATGCCGATCCTCAACGCCGACAAAGCCCGCACGGTGATCGTGAGCAAACGCTCCATGGCGGCCGGCTACGCGGGCATCGACAACGAACTTTTCTACTACCCCAACTGCCTCATGCTCTTCGGCGATGCCAAAGACTCCATCACCAAAGTTGTGGCGGAATTGAAGGGAATGGATTAA
- a CDS encoding DUF2975 domain-containing protein translates to MKRISTLFLQAVVVLIGLVALFILIRVPLTEGRAVNLDLFHIYADPLILYGYTASIAFFTALYHAFKLLGYIGQNKVFSPPSVMALKKIKYCAIILCIFIVGAGLYIMLTHPKDDDPAGFIALCIVTSFGSVVIATAAAIFEKILQNAVEMKSENDLTI, encoded by the coding sequence ATGAAACGAATTTCAACCCTGTTTCTTCAGGCAGTCGTTGTGCTGATCGGCCTTGTCGCCTTGTTCATTTTGATTCGCGTTCCCCTCACCGAGGGAAGAGCCGTCAACTTAGACCTGTTCCATATTTACGCCGACCCGCTCATCCTATACGGGTACACGGCCTCCATTGCTTTTTTTACGGCGCTCTACCATGCGTTCAAATTATTGGGATACATCGGGCAAAATAAAGTATTCTCCCCGCCCTCGGTGATGGCTTTAAAGAAGATCAAGTATTGTGCGATCATACTGTGTATTTTCATTGTGGGGGCAGGACTTTATATCATGCTCACTCATCCTAAAGATGACGACCCGGCGGGCTTTATTGCCCTTTGTATCGTCACTTCGTTCGGTTCCGTGGTCATAGCCACAGCGGCAGCCATCTTTGAAAAGATCTTACAGAATGCCGTGGAGATGAAATCAGAAAATGACCTAACCATTTAA